Genomic window (Streptomyces sp. SLBN-31):
GACGCCCTTCGGGCGGCCTTCCGTCGGCCGCCCCCGCCTGCTCCGGTAGGGGCGGGCGGGGCGTCTGGCGGCCCGTCGGGGGCGGGGATGAGGCAATCCAGGCGGGGGGAACGGTTGGTGGTCACGCGACCTCCCGCGGTGTCGCGTGCGCCACGATCCACTCCATGGCGCTGTGGATGGTGGTGCGGCACTCGGCGGCCGGCAGTCCCGTCGACTCCCCCGCCGCCTGGATTGCCTCTTCGACCGTGCGCCGGTCGATGTGTCCCCAGGCGACGAACCGGGCCACCTTGCACGCACTGCGGTGCAGGGTGGCGTTGCGCCCGTTCGGCCCTCCCTCGCGGGCGGCCCGGATGACCGCACACTCCCGCTCGAGTGCCGTGCGCGCGGCCTTGCTGCCGTCCAACACCCGAGCGAGCGTCGGCGGTTCGGCCGGTTTCGCCGACTCAGTCAGCAGCTCTGCCAGCCACGCCGGCAGCGCGGCAACCGGGGCAGCCTCGGCTACCTCGTAGGCGCCCTGCGGGGTGGTACAGCCCGCGGCGACGACGTAGCCGCCCCAGGCGCGGGTGTCGATGTTGGGGGCGATCCGCTTGACGCTGCACTTCAACCGCACCCCGCGTGGGGCCGTGAAGTACAGGTGGCGGCCCCCGCTGGGAGTCCGCACCTGGTAGGTGTCCGGAAAGGGCTGACCGTGGCGCTCGCAGAGCGCCTCGAAAGAAGTGGCGCCGTCAGGCGCTCCTTCCTGCTCTTCCTCTTTCGGCACGTCCAGATCGACGACCAGTAGGCCAGCCGGTCCGGTCGCGATCCCGACGTTGTAGGGGTGGTGGGCCCACGCGGTCTGGATCAGGTCGGGCTCGGTGGTGGCGCGCTGTTCGGGGGTGCGGTGCCCGCCGGAGCAGCGTCCGGTGCGGGGGCAGGAGCGTTCGGGGTGTCCGGTAGGCCGCTTGGCCCCCGGAATCAGGGGAATGACAGGCCAGCCCCGCTCACCGCAGAGCAGGGCGGCGGCGAGCAGGTGCAGGGTGTCCAGGGACACGGTCCGGGGCTCGTTCACGGCGCAGCTCCCTCACTGCGCACTCGCCGGATGTCCGTGGGGTGGGTCATGCTGGAGACCTCCACAGGTCTGGTGAC
Coding sequences:
- a CDS encoding bifunctional DNA primase/polymerase, producing the protein MNEPRTVSLDTLHLLAAALLCGERGWPVIPLIPGAKRPTGHPERSCPRTGRCSGGHRTPEQRATTEPDLIQTAWAHHPYNVGIATGPAGLLVVDLDVPKEEEQEGAPDGATSFEALCERHGQPFPDTYQVRTPSGGRHLYFTAPRGVRLKCSVKRIAPNIDTRAWGGYVVAAGCTTPQGAYEVAEAAPVAALPAWLAELLTESAKPAEPPTLARVLDGSKAARTALERECAVIRAAREGGPNGRNATLHRSACKVARFVAWGHIDRRTVEEAIQAAGESTGLPAAECRTTIHSAMEWIVAHATPREVA